A part of Ammospiza nelsoni isolate bAmmNel1 chromosome 9, bAmmNel1.pri, whole genome shotgun sequence genomic DNA contains:
- the MTF2 gene encoding metal-response element-binding transcription factor 2 isoform X2, with protein MVCTICQEEYSEAPNEMVICDKCGQGYHQLCHTPNIDSSVIDSDDKWLCRQCVFATTTKRGGALKKGPNAKALQVMKQTLPYNATDLEWDAGHKTNVQQCYCYCGGPGDWYLKMLQCCKCKQWFHEACVQCLQKPMLFGDRFYTFICSVCSSGPEYLKRLPLRWVDIAHLCLYNLSVIHKKKYFDSELELMAYINENWDRLHPGELADTPKSERYEHVLEALNDYKTMFMSGKEIKKKKHLFGLRIRVPPVPPNAALKADKEPEGTSHEFKIKGRKSSKPIPDVRELSNGIERKGKKKSVGRPPGPYTRKMIHKTPESSPLDNEPVPVIENPALELPCTVGKSDGTAHSSNTSDVESTGAASMKETTSSNISRHYSLSDSRKRTRTGRTWPAAIPHLRRRGRFPRKALQTQNSEIVKDDESKEDYQYDELNTEILNNLADQELQLNHLKNSITSYFGAAGRIACGEKYRVLARRVTLDGKVQYLVEWEGATAS; from the exons ATGGTCTGTACAATATGTCAGGAAGAGTATTCAGAAGCACCAAATGAAATGGTTATATGTGATAAATGTGGGCAAG GttaccatcagctgtgtcacacACCAAATATTGATTCCAGCGTGATTGATTCAGATGATAAATGGCTCTGTCGACAGTGTGTAtttgcaacaacaacaaag agaggtggtgcaCTTAAGAAAGGACCAAATGCCAAAGCACTGCAAGTCATGAAACAAACGTTACCATATAATGCAACAGACCTTGAGTGGGATGCAGGTCATAAAACCAACGTCCAGCAGTGCTACTGCTATTGTGGAGGACCTGGAGA CTGGTATCTAAAGATGTTGCAGTGCTGCAAATGTAAACAGTGGTTTCATGAGGCGTGTGTGCAGTGCCTCCAAAAGCCAATGCTTTTTGGTGACAG GTTTTATACGTTCATTTGCTCAGTTTGCAGTTCTGGACCAGAATACCTCAAACGTTTACCCTTGAGATG GGTAGATATAGCACATCTATGCCTTTACAACCTAAGTGTTattcataaaaagaaatattttgattcgGAGCTTGAACTTATGGCCTACATTAATGAAAACTGGGATAGATTGCATCCTGGTGAG CTGGCAGACACACCAAAATCTGAAAGATATGAGCATGTCCTGGAGGCATTAAATGATTACAAGACTAT GTTTAtgtctggaaaagaaataaagaaaaagaagcatttaTTTGGTTTGAGAATTCGAGTTCCTCCTGTGCCACCGAATGCTGCTTTAAAGGCTGATAAAGAGCCAGAAGGAACTTCACATGAGTTCAAAATTAAAGGCAGAAAGTCATCTAAACCAATCCCTGATGTGAG GGAATTAAGTAATGGCAtagaaagaaaggggaaaaaaaaatcagtaggTCGTCCACCTGGTCCCTATACAAGAAAAATGATTCACAAAACTCCAGAGTCATCTCCTCTG gATAATGAACCAGTTCCAGTGATAGAGAACCCAGCCTTGGAATTACCATGCACTGTTgg GAAATCTGATGGAACTGCACATTCATCCAATACCTCAGATGTGGAATCCACAGGTGCTGCCAGTATGAAAGAAACTACCTCATCTAACATTTCCAGACATTATAG TTTATCTGACTCGAGAAAAAGGACTCGAACAGGAAGAACTTGGCCTGCTGCAATACCACATTTGAGGAGGAGAGGCCGCTTTCCACGAAAAGCACTCCAGACTCAAAATTCAGAAATTGTTAAAGATGATGAGAGCAAGGAAGATTACCAGTATGATGAACTCAATACAGAGATACTTAACAACTTAGCAGATCAGGAGTTACAGCTCAATCATCTGAAGAACTCCATCACTAGTTACTTTGGTGCAGCAGGTAGAATAGCTTGTGGGGAAAAGTACCGTGTGTTGGCTCGCCGGGTGACACTTGATGGAAAGGTGCAGTATCTGGTGGAGTGGGAAGGAGCAACTGCATCCTGA
- the MTF2 gene encoding metal-response element-binding transcription factor 2 isoform X1 — MRDSAAAGNSLVQKRSPSRRSHKSSASLAKQSVHDGQKAKKPFCKFEEGQDVLARWSDGLFYLGTIKKINKLKQNCFVIFEDSSKSWVLWKDIQTGATESGEMVCTICQEEYSEAPNEMVICDKCGQGYHQLCHTPNIDSSVIDSDDKWLCRQCVFATTTKRGGALKKGPNAKALQVMKQTLPYNATDLEWDAGHKTNVQQCYCYCGGPGDWYLKMLQCCKCKQWFHEACVQCLQKPMLFGDRFYTFICSVCSSGPEYLKRLPLRWVDIAHLCLYNLSVIHKKKYFDSELELMAYINENWDRLHPGELADTPKSERYEHVLEALNDYKTMFMSGKEIKKKKHLFGLRIRVPPVPPNAALKADKEPEGTSHEFKIKGRKSSKPIPDVRELSNGIERKGKKKSVGRPPGPYTRKMIHKTPESSPLDNEPVPVIENPALELPCTVGKSDGTAHSSNTSDVESTGAASMKETTSSNISRHYSLSDSRKRTRTGRTWPAAIPHLRRRGRFPRKALQTQNSEIVKDDESKEDYQYDELNTEILNNLADQELQLNHLKNSITSYFGAAGRIACGEKYRVLARRVTLDGKVQYLVEWEGATAS, encoded by the exons ATGAG AGACTCCGCGGCGGCGGGAAATTCACTGGTCCAGAAGCGCTCTCCTTCACGTCGCAGCCACAAGAGCTCAGCATCTCTGGCCAAGCAGTCGGTCCATGATGGACAGAAAGCCAAAAAGCCATTTTGTAAATTTGAGGAAGGTCAGGATGTCCTAGCTAGATGGTCAGATGGCTTGTTTTATCTTGGAACTATcaaaaag ATAAACAAACTGAAACAGAACTGCTTCGTTATATTTGAAGACAGTTCCAAATCCTGGGTTCTCTGGAAGGACATACAAACAG GAGCCACTGAGAGTGGGGAAATGGTCTGTACAATATGTCAGGAAGAGTATTCAGAAGCACCAAATGAAATGGTTATATGTGATAAATGTGGGCAAG GttaccatcagctgtgtcacacACCAAATATTGATTCCAGCGTGATTGATTCAGATGATAAATGGCTCTGTCGACAGTGTGTAtttgcaacaacaacaaag agaggtggtgcaCTTAAGAAAGGACCAAATGCCAAAGCACTGCAAGTCATGAAACAAACGTTACCATATAATGCAACAGACCTTGAGTGGGATGCAGGTCATAAAACCAACGTCCAGCAGTGCTACTGCTATTGTGGAGGACCTGGAGA CTGGTATCTAAAGATGTTGCAGTGCTGCAAATGTAAACAGTGGTTTCATGAGGCGTGTGTGCAGTGCCTCCAAAAGCCAATGCTTTTTGGTGACAG GTTTTATACGTTCATTTGCTCAGTTTGCAGTTCTGGACCAGAATACCTCAAACGTTTACCCTTGAGATG GGTAGATATAGCACATCTATGCCTTTACAACCTAAGTGTTattcataaaaagaaatattttgattcgGAGCTTGAACTTATGGCCTACATTAATGAAAACTGGGATAGATTGCATCCTGGTGAG CTGGCAGACACACCAAAATCTGAAAGATATGAGCATGTCCTGGAGGCATTAAATGATTACAAGACTAT GTTTAtgtctggaaaagaaataaagaaaaagaagcatttaTTTGGTTTGAGAATTCGAGTTCCTCCTGTGCCACCGAATGCTGCTTTAAAGGCTGATAAAGAGCCAGAAGGAACTTCACATGAGTTCAAAATTAAAGGCAGAAAGTCATCTAAACCAATCCCTGATGTGAG GGAATTAAGTAATGGCAtagaaagaaaggggaaaaaaaaatcagtaggTCGTCCACCTGGTCCCTATACAAGAAAAATGATTCACAAAACTCCAGAGTCATCTCCTCTG gATAATGAACCAGTTCCAGTGATAGAGAACCCAGCCTTGGAATTACCATGCACTGTTgg GAAATCTGATGGAACTGCACATTCATCCAATACCTCAGATGTGGAATCCACAGGTGCTGCCAGTATGAAAGAAACTACCTCATCTAACATTTCCAGACATTATAG TTTATCTGACTCGAGAAAAAGGACTCGAACAGGAAGAACTTGGCCTGCTGCAATACCACATTTGAGGAGGAGAGGCCGCTTTCCACGAAAAGCACTCCAGACTCAAAATTCAGAAATTGTTAAAGATGATGAGAGCAAGGAAGATTACCAGTATGATGAACTCAATACAGAGATACTTAACAACTTAGCAGATCAGGAGTTACAGCTCAATCATCTGAAGAACTCCATCACTAGTTACTTTGGTGCAGCAGGTAGAATAGCTTGTGGGGAAAAGTACCGTGTGTTGGCTCGCCGGGTGACACTTGATGGAAAGGTGCAGTATCTGGTGGAGTGGGAAGGAGCAACTGCATCCTGA